Proteins co-encoded in one Planctomycetaceae bacterium genomic window:
- a CDS encoding BatA domain-containing protein: MDFLAPIFAAVGLAAAAVPFVLHMLRRAPTQNMPFSVVRFLKPARPKLTKRSTIEHWPLMLLRILALVLIGLAFARPYHRTAVTEEPGSDAIQHVALLIDRSASMRRDGIRDGVARIVRETVAELSDDDLLSVFEFSKNFTSRISPQQWAKASAGERSSLVDEVLTSWQPDWLPTHTAAALRRVADELAQENQPGSAARKRRLVLITDFQEGSELDALQNSSWPASVQLDLRIVNPRQPGNVGISWFKDSRTDRIRVRLTSAGDSAATEFLLQPYDDNKAPVGKPIPVTVNPGQRSTVLLPKADEATARVVAGVELVGDPQPFDNFVDLPTTQNPVIRVAIIGSTDRNDPETMGYYLQRALDGITDQRVELTDIVRDDGVVLPIAPDVRLAVVTDSVPVGLNSSLQEFLGRGGVLLVALKSVDMAGTLSAVLPDQLSVAEADVPDYAMFGQVDFESPLFAAFSDAKFSDFSSIRFWRYRRLRLPVDERQPGAWNVVAKFDSGDPAIVSTVSGGGRVILLASGWQPEDSQWALSTRFPPLISSVLAMSDPGRSDELARTVGDTVHPADLVASNMWTMRLPGGETVGPEDLTSGEDASSLSDNPAAPSTKAGAFELAEPGRYVITGMHPDTGESTAVTVLAALDPSESRTEALPSGQLQVLGVTSDNLESDVAPDQTTGDNISPGQLSVSELERRQKWWRWFLLAGLGCLMLESILAAFIESRREESLLATMAPGTNDDRNNP; this comes from the coding sequence TTGGACTTCCTTGCTCCGATCTTTGCGGCAGTCGGTCTGGCAGCGGCGGCGGTACCGTTCGTGCTGCACATGCTGCGTCGCGCGCCGACTCAGAACATGCCGTTCAGCGTTGTCAGGTTTCTGAAACCGGCACGGCCGAAGCTGACAAAGCGGTCCACCATCGAACACTGGCCGCTGATGCTGCTCAGGATTTTGGCGCTGGTCCTTATCGGCCTGGCATTCGCGCGGCCGTATCACCGAACGGCAGTGACGGAAGAGCCGGGTAGCGACGCCATTCAGCATGTGGCGCTGCTGATCGATCGCAGCGCCAGCATGCGTCGTGACGGAATTCGCGACGGCGTTGCGCGCATTGTCCGGGAGACCGTTGCGGAACTCTCCGACGATGACCTGCTGAGCGTTTTCGAGTTTTCGAAGAACTTCACGTCGCGGATTTCCCCGCAGCAATGGGCAAAGGCCTCCGCCGGCGAGCGCAGCTCTCTGGTCGATGAAGTGCTGACGTCGTGGCAGCCCGACTGGCTGCCGACACACACGGCCGCAGCGCTCAGGCGGGTTGCCGACGAACTGGCTCAGGAGAACCAGCCCGGCAGCGCTGCACGAAAGCGGCGACTCGTGCTGATTACCGACTTTCAGGAAGGGAGCGAACTGGATGCTCTGCAGAATTCCTCCTGGCCGGCGTCGGTGCAACTCGACCTGAGAATCGTCAATCCGAGGCAGCCCGGCAACGTCGGCATCAGTTGGTTCAAAGATTCCAGGACCGACCGCATTCGCGTGCGGCTGACCAGTGCCGGCGATTCCGCAGCGACAGAGTTTCTGCTGCAGCCGTACGACGACAACAAAGCACCCGTTGGAAAACCGATTCCCGTCACCGTGAATCCCGGCCAGAGATCAACCGTTCTGTTGCCGAAGGCCGACGAAGCGACCGCGCGCGTCGTGGCGGGAGTCGAACTCGTGGGCGACCCGCAGCCGTTTGACAACTTTGTTGATCTGCCCACCACGCAGAATCCCGTGATCAGAGTTGCAATCATCGGTTCGACAGATCGCAATGATCCGGAAACGATGGGCTATTATCTGCAGCGAGCACTCGACGGCATCACTGACCAGAGAGTTGAGCTGACAGACATTGTTCGCGATGACGGCGTTGTCTTGCCGATAGCACCGGACGTCCGGCTGGCGGTTGTCACAGATTCCGTGCCGGTGGGGCTGAATTCATCGCTGCAGGAATTTCTTGGTCGCGGCGGAGTGCTGCTGGTGGCACTGAAGTCAGTGGACATGGCGGGGACATTATCTGCCGTGCTGCCGGACCAGCTTTCCGTTGCGGAAGCCGATGTGCCCGACTACGCCATGTTCGGCCAGGTGGATTTTGAAAGTCCGCTGTTCGCCGCGTTTTCTGACGCGAAGTTCTCCGACTTTTCTTCGATTCGTTTCTGGCGATATCGCCGGCTGAGATTGCCCGTTGATGAACGCCAGCCCGGTGCATGGAACGTCGTGGCGAAATTCGATTCCGGTGATCCTGCAATTGTCAGCACCGTCAGCGGAGGCGGAAGAGTGATTCTGCTGGCCAGCGGCTGGCAGCCCGAGGACAGTCAATGGGCGCTGTCGACGCGGTTTCCGCCGCTGATTTCCAGTGTCCTGGCCATGTCTGATCCCGGACGATCTGACGAATTGGCGCGGACCGTGGGTGACACTGTGCATCCGGCGGATCTGGTGGCGTCGAACATGTGGACGATGCGGCTTCCGGGCGGTGAGACGGTCGGCCCGGAGGACCTGACGTCCGGTGAAGATGCGTCATCGCTTTCCGATAATCCGGCAGCCCCGTCAACGAAGGCGGGAGCGTTCGAACTTGCCGAACCGGGGCGCTATGTCATTACCGGCATGCACCCCGATACCGGAGAGTCGACAGCCGTAACGGTCCTCGCCGCGCTCGATCCTTCCGAATCTCGCACTGAGGCACTGCCTTCCGGCCAGTTGCAGGTGCTGGGTGTGACATCGGACAATCTGGAATCTGATGTCGCCCCGGACCAGACAACCGGCGACAATATCAGTCCGGGGCAACTCAGCGTGTCGGAACTGGAACGACGTCAGAAATGGTGGCGGTGGTTTCTGCTGGCCGGGCTGGGTTGTCTTATGCTCGAATCAATACTCGCGGCATTCATCGAATCGCGACGGGAAGAAAGTCTTCTCGCAACCATGGCACCAGGAACCAACGATGACCGGAACAATCCTTGA
- a CDS encoding AAA family ATPase encodes MNETTDETAAAPAELSAKRERELIEQLRSLRRQIDDELSKVIIGQKDVVEQLLIALLSGGNCLITGAPGLAKTLLVKSIAELFDLKFNRIQFTPDLMPADITGTEVLEEDHAGHRAMRFIPGPIFANVLLADEINRTPPKTQSALLEAMQEHQVTAAGTRYELEEPFFVLATQNPIEMEGTYPLPEAQLDRFMFNVLIDYLPEDEEVAVVQQTTSKRAHRIQSLFEGAVVGEFHQVVQRVPIAEEVVRYAVRLAAASRPGQKDAPGFVNDLVSWGAGLRAGQYLVLGGKAAALLDGRPYVSAKDIQRLAKPVMRHRILPNYRAEAEGVTTEIIIDRLLKSVAHPKQEAVA; translated from the coding sequence ATGAATGAAACGACCGACGAAACCGCCGCGGCACCCGCCGAACTGTCCGCCAAACGCGAACGCGAACTGATTGAGCAGCTTCGCTCACTTCGTCGGCAGATCGATGACGAGCTGTCGAAGGTCATCATCGGCCAGAAGGACGTTGTTGAGCAGTTGCTGATCGCCCTTCTTTCCGGCGGCAACTGTCTTATCACGGGAGCACCCGGACTGGCGAAGACGCTGCTGGTCAAATCCATCGCCGAACTCTTCGACCTGAAGTTCAACCGGATTCAATTCACGCCCGACCTGATGCCCGCCGACATCACCGGCACGGAAGTTCTGGAAGAAGACCACGCCGGCCACCGAGCCATGCGGTTCATTCCCGGTCCGATCTTTGCGAACGTGCTGCTGGCCGATGAAATCAACCGCACACCGCCAAAGACGCAGTCCGCGCTGCTGGAGGCAATGCAGGAACACCAGGTCACCGCTGCAGGAACTCGCTATGAACTCGAAGAACCGTTCTTCGTCCTGGCGACTCAGAACCCGATCGAAATGGAAGGCACCTATCCGCTGCCGGAAGCACAGCTCGACCGCTTCATGTTCAATGTGCTGATCGATTATCTGCCGGAAGATGAGGAAGTGGCCGTCGTTCAGCAGACGACGTCGAAGCGAGCCCACAGGATTCAGTCTCTGTTTGAAGGCGCGGTGGTCGGCGAGTTCCACCAGGTTGTTCAGAGAGTTCCGATTGCCGAAGAAGTGGTACGCTATGCCGTCCGGCTTGCGGCCGCGTCGCGTCCGGGACAAAAGGACGCTCCCGGCTTTGTCAATGACCTGGTTTCCTGGGGAGCCGGCCTGCGAGCCGGGCAGTACCTTGTTCTGGGAGGCAAGGCGGCCGCTCTGCTGGACGGACGGCCTTATGTTTCCGCAAAGGACATTCAGCGTCTCGCAAAGCCCGTGATGCGACACCGCATTCTGCCGAACTATCGCGCCGAGGCTGAAGGCGTGACAACGGAAATTATCATCGACAGATTGCTGAAGTCGGTGGCCCATCCGAAGCAGGAGGCGGTGGCATGA